From a single Epinephelus fuscoguttatus linkage group LG18, E.fuscoguttatus.final_Chr_v1 genomic region:
- the LOC125905946 gene encoding putative apolipoprotein(a)-like protein 2, which produces MDHLSVLVLVLVLWSSASEPPTIAPELTCATGNGEMYRGRIAVTESGKTCQSWSAQTPHQHDRTPENYPHKGLDNNYCRNPDNKKMPWCYTTDSETRWEHCKVPRCDTGRFCKLSGVCPEQQQDESPHRVQGSMSLVRHPISRTVRGAERLPADIILP; this is translated from the exons ATGGATCACCTGTCGGtactggtgctggtgctggtgctgtGGAGCTCAG CATCCGAGCCTCCCACCATCGCCCCAGAGCTGACCTGTGCCACTGGTAATGGTGAAATGTACCGAGGCAGGATTGCTGTGACTGAATCTGGCAAAACATGCCAGAGCTGGTCGGCTCAGACGCCTCACCAACATGACAGAACGCCAGAGAACTACCCCCACAA AGGCCTGGATAACAACTACTGTCGTAACCCTGACAATAAGAAGATGCCCTGGTGTTACACCACTGACTCTGAAACCCGCTGGGAGCACTGCAAGGTGCCAAGATGTGACACAG GGAGATTTTGTAAATTGAGCGGCGTCTgccctgagcagcagcaagatgaATCTCCCCACAGAGTccaggggtccatgtcattggtccgacatcccattagtcggacggtccgcggtgctgaacggctcccggcggacataattctgccttga